From Ipomoea triloba cultivar NCNSP0323 chromosome 5, ASM357664v1, the proteins below share one genomic window:
- the LOC116020331 gene encoding uncharacterized protein LOC116020331 encodes MRFGKKGKLSPRFIGPYGILERVWLVTYRLALPTELDRVHNVFHISQLKKYVHDASQEIPPEVLDLDETLSYEEKPVKILDFKTRETRRKVVKLVKVCWSNHGVEEATWEMEDELRKRYPALFD; translated from the coding sequence ATGAGATTCGGGAAGAAGGGGAAGCTGAGTCCCAGGTTCATTGGCCCCTACGGGATCTTAGAAAGGGTTTGGTTAGTGACGTATCGCCTCGCTCTACCAACGGAGTTGGATCGGGTGCACAACGTATTCCATATCTCTCAATTGAAGAAGTATGTGCATGACGCCTCTCAGGAGATTCCACCGGAGGTCCTGGACTTAGATGAGACACTGTCCTACGAAGAAAAGCCGGTGAAGATTCTAGACTTCAAGACCCGAGAAACTCGTCGCAAAGTAGTCAAGTTAGTAAAAGTGTGCTGGTCCAACCATGGAGTCGAGGAAGCCACATGGGAGATGGAGGACGAGTTGAGGAAGCGTTACCCGGCTTTATTTGACTAA